AGGCTTGTGAACCGAAACAAGCAACAAAACGCACACCGTAGGACCGAACACCCTGCCAAAAAACATCAGTGTTGTTTTCAAGCTCAGATCCATTCCATGTTGTGCATGGCCAAAAAGAAATGGCTCCCTTTGGCAAGCCCATGTAGCCAATCAAAGATTGAAACAATTTGCGCCTTGCAGGGTCAGCGTCACCGGAAAGATCCTGTGCGAGCTGAGGATATGTCCAAAAAATTTGTAAACGAGGCGTAATGCGTGAAGCAAGTTGACACCACGGAGCAGGCCATGAACCAGCATCTGGATGACAAACGGGTGTTTGCGAAGGCTTACTCGGGGTAGGCGGAACTCGGGAAGACTTCAGAGGCGGCGTTTCCTGCTTAAAATGGCTTGGCATTGGCGCGGCGGCCGTCCTGCTGACAGGAGAGGAGTGTGGGCTATTTTGAAGGGGTGCGCTATTTGGTACGTCAGATTGAGCATGTACGGGCTGCTGCGCAGGATTCTGCTTAGCCGCAATACTCTGCCCTGCAGGCCTAACGCCTTTCTGCTTTACAGCTTGCTCAAGTTTCTCAAGACCGGGAAAAGCTTCTTTGTAAACAAAACGAAGCCCATTATTGTACCATGGTCTGAGGCTTTCAAGCACATTTAATTCTGCAGAAGGAGATCCCATATTCGCCACGCTATTTCTGTTTTAGGAAGATTAGGCCATTCTTCGGCCCGACCAGTCTTGTCTAAAACATAAACGGAATTAGTGGAAGACTCAAATCCAGCTCCGGGAATATTTATTGGATTCGCAATAATCATATCAAGATTTTTAGCTGCAAGTTTACCCGCAGCGGCTTCGTGAATATTTGAAGTCTCAGCGGCAAAACCGATAAGCTCCTGATCATCGCGTTTAACTGATCCGAGTGTTTTTAGAATATCAGGGTTAGATTCAAAATCTACACGAAGTGAATTCTGACTAGCTTTCTTAAACTTGCTATCTCCATGAGGTATAGGACGGAAATCAGCAACGGCGGCAGTAAGACATCCTGTTGTGCACTCGGGCCAAACGGTTGTGGCGGCTTCGTACATTTCAAGCGCAGTGTCCACTTTGATAACATTCACATCTTCTGGAAACCACCAGTTCACAGGGCCGGAAACAACAGTTACTTTTGCACCTCTGAGCCAAGCGGCCATTGCGATGCATGCGCCCATAAGCCCAGACGAAGGGTTGGACCAAAATCTGACTGCGTCCCATTTTTCACGGGTAGGTCCGAGAGTGATAAGAACATGTTTGCCACTCATATCTTGTGGAGAAACAGCCCTGAGAGAGTGTGCAAAAATTGATTCGAGAGGAGCAAGTCGCCCTCTTCCGTAATCACCACAAGCAACATCTCCACAATCAGGGCCGATGAATTCAACTCCGCGATTGGCTAGCAAAGCGCAGTTATCGACAGTCGCAGGTGCATCCCACATTGCGGGGTTCATGGCTGGAGCAACTAGCTTAGGTCCGGGAAAAGCTAAAGACTGACAGGAAAGCATATCGTCTGCCAAACCGTAGGCCATCTTAGCAAGAGTGGAAGCAGTAGCGGGAGCTATAACTAAAGCGTCCGCAGCCTGACCCGGCTCAAGATGACCGAAAATTTCATCACCGGCTGGAAACATAGAGTCCCAGACTTTAAACGCACCAAGGGGTTCAAAACTGAACCCCTTGATAAATTCCTGTGCACCCGAGGTGAGCGTAACACTGACTTCTATCCCGGCTTTACGGTACATCCGCAAAAGATCCAGAGACTTATAAGCTGCAACACTTCCGCAAACGCCAAGGTGTATCCGTTTCCCTAGGAAACAGTCAAAATTAAGATGATCATTCATTATTTGATATTCTGTTCAAGAACCCCGCCACCGTCGCGAAGAGATTCAGCTTTAAGTTCTACAGCGTAGATTTCTACTTCTGTGTTGTATGAACCGTCTGTGATGCGGATCATGCAGCTCTTATAAGGCTTCTTGAAAACGATAGTAGACATGCTGGAAATAATGGAGCTTTCTTTAGTCCAGTTATCTTTTGCCATCTGGTTAACGAAAAAGTCGATAAGGGACTGATTCTCAACACGGCCTTTCATTACGATCATGCCGGTTTTGAATTCGCTGTTTTCATAGATGAAAGTTCTATCTGGAACACGGCTGAGTTCATTAGGAACTGCAATGTCGTCAAATTCTGTATAAGGAACAAATTCTTCGTAGCTCTCAACTGCACCGGAATTGGAAACAACAGGTGCTTCGCTGTTAGGTGTCTTAGTCCCAACACAAGCAAACAACTGCATAGCCAACATGGAAACGAGTAAGACTTTAATAATATTACGCATATTCATACCTCCAATAATAAAAAATAAAAGCAAATTGAAATTTAGGCTCGCCTTTCTAAAGCAACACAGGGATCAAACGCAAAAATTAGTACTTATACAAAGCATAATCACGACTTCTTCTAGACTTTATCTACAGCCGTAAGCTTAAAAAATCAATTGCATATAAGCGTATCTAAGATTTAAGACGCTTGATTTTATCGAGGAAATAATTCTCCATATCTCTACGGTCTTTCCGAAGCCGCATAAGTTCGGCTTCCATTACTTCAACTTTGCCTCGCAGAGCGCTGTTATCTTGAGATAATTCGGTGGTCACTTCTTCAAGTTCGATATCTTTCTGCTCAAGAGCAGAAGCTCTTTCGTCATATTCTCCGGCAATTGCACTCATATCGAGTTGCGGAAGAGCCTTGATTTTTTTCTGACTGCGGGCAAGAAGAACGAAAGCTTTTTTGAGCTTGTAAATATCTTCGCGCTGTTCTTCGATGATGGATTTCTGATCCGCGACCACTTCAAGTGACTTTGTCATGTGTGCCATCATTTCTGAGAAAGCACCGCTAAGTTCAGCTTGCATCATATTAGAAGGCTGAGTAGCTACAGTTCTTTCGGTAGCGCTGACTTCAATGGTACGCGGATATTCAGCTCGAAGTTTTTCCTCTATCTCGGTGGTCACAAGACCTTCATTATAGAGGTTAACGATACGTTTAAAAATTTCTACAGCAGATTCTGGGTATTTCGTAACTCTACCCATTTTCCTGCTTGAAAGGTACTCCTTAAAAAGCGAAGCGTAACGCCTTGCTGTAGGAGCTGGAATCATAGTAATCTTGGATATTTCTGCAACCGATAACCATTTCATAGTATAATCCTGAAGTTCGTGATCAACGTGAAAATTGGGCAACTCATTTGAACGGATAATCAACCTTAAATTCTGCGTTTTAAAAGCATTACTCAGGGTTGATGAAATGATTCTTACCAGATTATCACCAATAAAGAAAACTGAAAAATTATGACAATCCCAACTGACTTTAATTTAGAAAGCTACAATTTTGAATTGCCGGAAGATCGCATTGCTCAGTGCCCTACTGAAGAAAGGCATGGCTCAAAACTTATGGTTTTGGACAGAGCTACAGGTGAAACCGAGATCAAGAAATTCACTGATATTATTGACCTTCTACCCGAGGGAGCACTGCTTGTTGCAAACAACTCCAAGGTCATTCCCGCAAGAATATTCGGCAAAAAACCATCTGGCGGTAAAGTCGAATTTCTGTTGCTCACGCCGATCCCACTGATTGATCCCGTGATTACCCCGCAAGGAAACAAAGCGGTAGTCAAAGGATTACTGCGTTCATCGAAACCAACTAAG
The sequence above is a segment of the Maridesulfovibrio frigidus DSM 17176 genome. Coding sequences within it:
- the coaBC gene encoding bifunctional phosphopantothenoylcysteine decarboxylase/phosphopantothenate--cysteine ligase CoaBC, with amino-acid sequence MNDHLNFDCFLGKRIHLGVCGSVAAYKSLDLLRMYRKAGIEVSVTLTSGAQEFIKGFSFEPLGAFKVWDSMFPAGDEIFGHLEPGQAADALVIAPATASTLAKMAYGLADDMLSCQSLAFPGPKLVAPAMNPAMWDAPATVDNCALLANRGVEFIGPDCGDVACGDYGRGRLAPLESIFAHSLRAVSPQDMSGKHVLITLGPTREKWDAVRFWSNPSSGLMGACIAMAAWLRGAKVTVVSGPVNWWFPEDVNVIKVDTALEMYEAATTVWPECTTGCLTAAVADFRPIPHGDSKFKKASQNSLRVDFESNPDILKTLGSVKRDDQELIGFAAETSNIHEAAAGKLAAKNLDMIIANPINIPGAGFESSTNSVYVLDKTGRAEEWPNLPKTEIAWRIWDLLLQN